AAGGGCTTGTAGTCAATGAAGCCGGAGTCGTTCGGGTGGAGGCTAGGTGTGCAACAGAGGCCCGGTTGGGTCGGAAGGGCATACTTGAACAACTGCGTAGGTTAGTAAGTGAACTGTTATCTAGCTGTGGAGATGTGAAGGCACTGGGCATTGCTTCGGCAGGAAGAGTGAATGTGGAAACGGGTGAAGTGATCCATGCAACGAACAATTTACCTGGCTGGCAGGGAATGCCGCTGACAGAGTGGGCAACAGCGGAATTTGGACTGCCTTCGACTGCCGATAACGACGCCAATGCTGCACTCATTGGTGAGGCAGGGCTTGGTACCGGCCGCGGTAAGCAGAACCTGGTTATGCTGACACTCGGAACTGGGGTCGGTGGGGCCAATATGGCATTTGGCAGGATGTTACGGGGAGTAGACTGGCGCGGTGGGGACTGGGGGCACAGTGTGCTGGTGCCTGACGGTCGGCCTTGCAATTGTGGCAAACGCGGCTGCGTGGAGCAATACATTTCCGGTAGTGCACTGAAGCGGCTGGCGCGGGAACAAAAGGGCAACACGTATACTCACGGCCGAGAGATTATGACCGCTGCAAGCCAGGGAGAAGCAATAGCGTTGTACATTCTAGAGCGTTACATATCTGATTTGGCCTTGGTTATTGCGAATATATCTGCCTCGATAGATCCGGAATTGATTATTCTTGGTGGCGGTGTGACCCAGGATCAGGCTATATGGTGGCCGATGCTTACCGCTAAGTTATCCAGTGTCGGGTTAGAAGACCGGGTTGCAGTAGCTGAACTCGGTAACAGGGCAGGCTGTTTCGGAGCGGCGCAGCTGGCCTTGGAACGTTTGCGCCAGGACGACGGCGTTGGCTGGTCTAAAGGCAGTGACAGGGAGGAGACAAAGCATGAGGATTGAACAGGAGAAACACAGTGATATCGTCATTATAGGCGGTGGTCTTGGCGGGACTGCAGCTGCGCTGGCTGCAGCCAAGGCAGGTCTACGGGTACTTGTGACGGAAGAGACGGACTGGCTTGGCGGTCAATTGACCTCACAGGCAGTACCGCCAGATGAGCACCGCTGGATTGAACAATCTGGCAGTACAGCATCGTACCGTGAGTTCCGCAGCCGGGTCAGAGATTACTACAGACGGAACTACCCGCTTACGGATGTCGCCAAGAGGGATCCTGTTCTTAACCCCGGGAATGGCTGGGTGAGCCGCTTGGCGCATGAGCCGAAGGTCGCGCTTGCCGTTTTGCATGAGATGCTTGCGCCTTACGTGAACACCGGTCGAATCGAGGTGCTCTATCATACCGTGCCAGTTCAGGTAGATACAGCAGGTGACCGGGTTACTGGCGTGACTGTGCGTGAAGAGCCAAGTGGGGGATTAATTAAACTCCGGGGTGCCTATTATCTAGATGCCACAGAATGCAGCGATCTGCTTCCCCTCGCCGGAGTAGAGCATGTAAGTGGAGCGGAATCTCGGCGGGAAACGGGTGAACCACATGCCCTGGACGAAGCGGACCCACTAGACATGCAGTCGATTACCCATGTGGCGGCAGTAGATTATGTGCCGGGTGGAGACTTCACGATCCCCCTCCCGAGGGATTATGATTACTGGCGACAGTATGTTCCCTCGTTCTCGCTGTATCCGATCCTGAGCTGGTACGCTTCGGATGCCAATGATACCTCCAAGCTGAAAGAGTTCACGATGTTCCCGAATGATCAGGGCATAACCTCCCTGTGGGATTATCGGCGGATCGTTGACCCGGCTATATGGACAGAGTCACTGAATGATGGTGAAGTCACGCTGCTCAACTGGGCACTGAACGATTATTACGCTGGGCCGATCATTGGCGTATCGCCGGAGGAACGTGAGCGGCATCTGGAAGGGGCGAGGCAACTAACCCTTTCTTTGGTCTACTGGCTTCAGACGGCAGCTCCCCGCCTGGACGGCGGACAGGGTTATCCGGGTGTAAGGCTGCGTGGAGATGTGCTCGGCACGGAAGACGGTCTCGCGAAAGCACCGTATATTCGGGAATCACGGCGAATCCGAGGGGTATATACCATTACCGAGCAGGATGTGAGCAAGGAATTGCGCGGAGCAGAGGGAGCCAAACGTTACGAGGACAGTGTGGGTGTCGGCAGTTATCATCTGGATCTCCATCCAACAACCGTGAGCCAGCGGACTTTTTATATACCGAACCATCCCTATGAGATTCCGCTGGGTGCACTCATCCCGGTGCGAGTCAAGAACTTGCTCCCAGCTTGCAAAAATATCTCCATGACCCAGATTGCGAACGGTTGTTACCGTCTGCATCCCACCGAATGGAATATTGGCGAGGCTGCTGGCACCCTTGCCGCTTATGCCATTGCACAGCAAGTAGAGCCCTCAGAGGTGAGGGCTTCGGCGAAGCATCTTCACGCCTATCAGGCACAGCTGATTTGGCAGGGTGTTCAGCTTCGTTGGACAGAAGCGGAACTGGCAGGGGAGTGTTAGATAGACTTTTAAGAGAACGTTGCTATCTTCACAACACATAAGCGCTCGAGATACCAAGGGGATAAAAAAATGATTCCTGTTCTGAACAGGAATCATTTTCTGTAAGTCGAATAACTCTCTTTGTGCATCTGTTTTTACAATAGTGCCATTGCAGATGATCGTTCTCATCAACTCTGCGATGATTATCCCATGGCCTGCTGTGGGTCTTTTTTTTGTCCTACATAGATATTAGTACTTGGTTTGATGGCTTTATATCGAATTTCAATCTCCGTGACTCCATCCTCAAACGTAATATACAACTTTTCATTATACTCCAGAGCTTCTGTATGTCTGGGCTTCACTGGTGTTCGTCCCCGAACGACTGTGCAGTTCGTATCATGCCGTACCAATAACGTTTCCTTTTTACCAGCCTCCAGCCAGATTCGTCCTGACTCCGGTACCTTAACCCCAATGTCCATACGATCAAATAGTTCACTGAGACTTACTTTCCGTCGCTCCAATGAAGTCAGTGGCCAATTCGTCACGGGAATATCTTCTCCGTTTGCAGTGGCCAAGAAGTATCCTTCCAGTCTTCCACGGAATACAGGTTTTGGTTTCAGTACAAACCAATACAGGGCGAAGATTCCCCCGGCTGCGAGGAGACCGAGACCTGTATATAGCAGTATCTTTTCGCGTAAAGAATGAATTTTCAACTGGATGTCTGTGGTTATACTCGCGCCTTCGGAATCCGTTGCGGTCACCTTGATAGATGAACTACCGGTGTGAAGCGAAGACCAACGCAGTATATTGCCTTCAATGACAGCGTCTCCGAGTTTACGCTCACTCCCACCTTCTGCGAGGGCATACGTTAATGGATCATTATTGGCATCTTTAAAATAGTTGCTTAGGTCAACCTCTGTATTGCTATCGTCTTTGGATAACACCATGGACTCCCCGGTTGCTACGGGGGCCTGATTCGTAATATCTACATCAACGGGAGTGATTTCCCGATAAAAGTCAGGACCATCAATTCGAAGACCCCATGTGTATAGATCCGATTTTGGAAAAGTGTATTTTCCCGTAAATCCGCTGCCTGTATTGGTCAAAGGGATGCGCTCTGTTTTTCCATCAGATGGGGTCACAATGAGTTCTGCTTCAAGTCCCTTGTAAACATTCAAATCCTGAATGGGTTTAGGGTCCACAGCCTGATCGTAGAGAGAGGCTTCAAATGTGATGCTTTTCCCCTTTACGGGCTGTTCCGTTGCCATATGTGCAACCGCAGACACGTTATAGTTTCCAAGTAGGTTGATCTTCACCAAATCTCCGCTGCGCCCCTTGAATTTCAGCTTGAACTGTCCTTTGACCGGACGAATGATCTTCATTAGAGCATATTTATCAGATCGGATGAAGCTGACATTGCTGGACTGATAATAGAGCTGGGCTTCAGAGACAGCATGATCAGAGAGCATGATAATGTTGGCATCCGCCATGCTTGAATTGGGAATGTCCACAGTTACCTCCTGCATTGCCCCTGTTGCTGTTACTGCCGCCACAGACACAAGAACAGATTGAATCTGATCTGCAAAAATCCGGTTGAAAATTTCAGGCAAGTCGTCTGCACTTCCCGTGATAAAGGAAGATCCACCCGTCTCCTGAGCTATCCGCTCCAGTTCAGCGGGGTTAACCGTACCATCGCGGTTTAGTCCGACGGTATAGATTGGATAATTAGCTTTTTGAGCCATCTCAATCACCTTGTCTACATCTTTGGATGAATCAGCTGGTGTTCTGCTCGACGATCCACGCAAATCCGTTTCCCCATCAGAGAGCAAAATCATAAAAGGCTTTCGTTTGTCCGTCTGGGACTGTTCAAGCAAACTCGCACCTCGGCGCAAGCCAAGTCCAAGATCTGTATACCCTGAGCGTTTTAAGCCATCAACACGACTACGAAGGTTATTTCGTGCCCCAGAGGATGAGA
Above is a window of Paenibacillus sp. E222 DNA encoding:
- a CDS encoding ROK family protein; translation: MPQVIGVDVGGTGIKGLVVNEAGVVRVEARCATEARLGRKGILEQLRRLVSELLSSCGDVKALGIASAGRVNVETGEVIHATNNLPGWQGMPLTEWATAEFGLPSTADNDANAALIGEAGLGTGRGKQNLVMLTLGTGVGGANMAFGRMLRGVDWRGGDWGHSVLVPDGRPCNCGKRGCVEQYISGSALKRLAREQKGNTYTHGREIMTAASQGEAIALYILERYISDLALVIANISASIDPELIILGGGVTQDQAIWWPMLTAKLSSVGLEDRVAVAELGNRAGCFGAAQLALERLRQDDGVGWSKGSDREETKHED
- a CDS encoding FAD-dependent oxidoreductase — its product is MRIEQEKHSDIVIIGGGLGGTAAALAAAKAGLRVLVTEETDWLGGQLTSQAVPPDEHRWIEQSGSTASYREFRSRVRDYYRRNYPLTDVAKRDPVLNPGNGWVSRLAHEPKVALAVLHEMLAPYVNTGRIEVLYHTVPVQVDTAGDRVTGVTVREEPSGGLIKLRGAYYLDATECSDLLPLAGVEHVSGAESRRETGEPHALDEADPLDMQSITHVAAVDYVPGGDFTIPLPRDYDYWRQYVPSFSLYPILSWYASDANDTSKLKEFTMFPNDQGITSLWDYRRIVDPAIWTESLNDGEVTLLNWALNDYYAGPIIGVSPEERERHLEGARQLTLSLVYWLQTAAPRLDGGQGYPGVRLRGDVLGTEDGLAKAPYIRESRRIRGVYTITEQDVSKELRGAEGAKRYEDSVGVGSYHLDLHPTTVSQRTFYIPNHPYEIPLGALIPVRVKNLLPACKNISMTQIANGCYRLHPTEWNIGEAAGTLAAYAIAQQVEPSEVRASAKHLHAYQAQLIWQGVQLRWTEAELAGEC
- a CDS encoding VWA domain-containing protein, whose translation is MILIKCKKILLSLLMISILIPAGNIRSMYAESSVKTHAYEGLDAMFVLDVSYSMNETDKDRIAEEVIHMFMDMSSGPKTRLGFVAYNDQITSSVPLMDISSSGARNNLRSRVDGLKRSGYTDLGLGLRRGASLLEQSQTDKRKPFMILLSDGETDLRGSSSRTPADSSKDVDKVIEMAQKANYPIYTVGLNRDGTVNPAELERIAQETGGSSFITGSADDLPEIFNRIFADQIQSVLVSVAAVTATGAMQEVTVDIPNSSMADANIIMLSDHAVSEAQLYYQSSNVSFIRSDKYALMKIIRPVKGQFKLKFKGRSGDLVKINLLGNYNVSAVAHMATEQPVKGKSITFEASLYDQAVDPKPIQDLNVYKGLEAELIVTPSDGKTERIPLTNTGSGFTGKYTFPKSDLYTWGLRIDGPDFYREITPVDVDITNQAPVATGESMVLSKDDSNTEVDLSNYFKDANNDPLTYALAEGGSERKLGDAVIEGNILRWSSLHTGSSSIKVTATDSEGASITTDIQLKIHSLREKILLYTGLGLLAAGGIFALYWFVLKPKPVFRGRLEGYFLATANGEDIPVTNWPLTSLERRKVSLSELFDRMDIGVKVPESGRIWLEAGKKETLLVRHDTNCTVVRGRTPVKPRHTEALEYNEKLYITFEDGVTEIEIRYKAIKPSTNIYVGQKKDPQQAMG